Genomic segment of Terriglobales bacterium:
CGTGATCCTGCTGACGTCCGACTACCACGTGGCTTTCAGCAATCGCGTTTTCCGCGAGCGCTTTGGAGAATCGCAGGGGCGCCGCTGCTACGAGTTCCTCTTCCAGCGCGACCAGCCGTGCGAGATCTGCGAAACCTACAAGGTGCTGCGAACGATGTCGCCGCTGGAGTGGAAGTGGCAGGGGCCCGACGGCCGGGACTACGACATCTACGATTTTCCCTTCCCGGACGCGGACGGCTCCACGCTCATCCTGGAAATGGGGCTGGATGTCAGCGAACGCAAGAAAGCGGAGAAACAGGCGCGCAGCGCCTCCCGCCATGCCCGCAATCTGATCGAAGCCAGCCTCGATCCGCTGGTGACGATCAGCCAGGCGGGCAAGATCATGGACGTGAACCACGCCACCGAGGAAGTGACCGGCGTCTCGCGGGAGGAGCTGATCGGAAGCGATTTCAGCGATTACTTCACCGACCCGAGCGAAGCCCGCCGCGGCTACGAGCAGGTGTTTGACCGGGGTTTCGTGCGGGATTATCCGCTGGCGATCCGCCACCGGGAGGGACGGGTGACCGAGGTGCTGTACAACGCCACCGTTTTTCGCAACGAAGCGGGGGAAGTGGAGGGGGTGTTCGCAGCCGCGCGCGACATCACCGAACAGAAACGTGCGCAGCAGGCCCTGAAAGCGAGCGAGGCCCGCTACCGATCCCTGGTACTGGCCACGGCACAGGTGGTTTGGACCACGAATGCGGAGGGGAAGGTTGTCGGCGATATGCCCATGTGGCGGGCCTTCACGGGGCAGAGCGAAGTACAGATCCAGGGCTGGGGGTGGATCGAATCGCTGCATCCCGAAGACCGCGCCCGAACCGCCGAAGTATGGTCCGATGCGGTGAAGAACAAGCTCCTGTACCAGATTGAGTACCGCATGCGCCGGAGTGACGGAGTGTACCGCGATGTGGCTGTGCGGGGCGCGCCTGTGCTTGACCGCGACGGAAGCATCCGCGAGTGGGTGGGAACCTGCACCGACATCACCGAACGGAGGGGCGCGGAGAGGGAGCTTTACCGCCTCAACCGCGCGCTGCGCACCCTGAACCGCTGCACCGAGGCGGTCGCCCGGGCGGACGACGAGCCGGGGCTGTTGCGCAGCGTGTGCCAGATCGTGGTGCAGGACGGCGGATATCCCCTGGCCTGGGTCGGGTACGCCGAGCAGGACGAAGCCAGGACGGTACGGCCGGTGGCGGTGGCCGGCTGCGGCGCCGACTACGTGCGCAACGCGCGCATCACCTGGGCGGACACGGAGCGTGGCCGCGGCCCGACGGGAACGGCCATCCGCAGCGGCGTTCCTTGTTACATTCCGGAGATCACCTACGACCCGCGCTTCGGTCCCTGGCGGGAGGCGGCGCAGCGTCACGGCTACGCTTCGGTCCTGGCGGTGCCGCTCAAGGAAGGAGAACGGAGCTTCGGCGCGCTGAACCTCTACGCTCCCGAAGCCAACGCCTTCGACGACGAAGAGCGCTCCCTGATGCTGGAACTGGCGACCACGCTGAGCCATGGCATCCTGGCCCTGCGCGCCCAGCGGGAGCGCGACCGGGCGGCGGCCGAACTGAGGGAGCTGAACGAGACCCTGGAGCGTCGCGTGGCCCAGCGGACGGCGGAGCTGGCCGCCTCCACCGAGGAGATGGAATCGTTCACGTATTCCGTGTCCCACGACCTGCGGGCGCCGCTGCGCCACATTGACGGCTTTTCCAAGGTGCTGTTGGAACAGTACGGCGGGCAGCTCGACGATCTCGGACGGCACTACCTGGAGCGTATCCGCAGCGGCACGCAGCACATGGGACGGTTGGTGGATGACCTGCTGAACCTCTCCCGCATCGGACGCGCCAGCCTGCACCTGGAGGATGTAGACCTGGGCCAGTTGATGCGCGACCTAGTGGACGAACTCCGCAGTGAGGCCGCGGGGCGCACCATCGACTGGCGCATCGGCGCGTTGCCGGTGGTCCGCTGCGACCGCAACCTCATGCGCCAGGTCATGTTCAATCTTCTCTCCAACGCCATGAAGTTCACCCGTGACCGCATTCCAGCCGTGATCGAGGCCGGCTGCGACGGGGGAGAGATCTTCGTGCGCGACAACGGGGTGGGCTTCGACCCGCGGTATGCGGACAAGCTCTTCGGGGTCTTCCAGCGGCTGCACCGCACGGAGGATTTCGAAGGCACCGGCGTCGGCCTGGCGACCGTCCGGCGCATCCTGCGCAAACACGGCGGCGACATCCGCGCCGAGGCCGCCCTCGGGCAGGGCGCGACCTTCTACTTCAACCTAGGCCCGCCGGAGGCCATCTCCGAGCGTGCCGTGATGGAGGAATCCCATGCTGCTTAAAGAGAACGAGATCCTGCTGGTGGAAGACAACGACGCCGATGTCGAGCTGACCCTGCTGGCACTGCGCGGGGAGAATATCTGCAACAAGATCCAGGTGGTCCGCGATGGGGCCGAGGCGCTGGATTTCCTCTTCTGCCGCGGGCCCTATGCCTCGCGGGTCGGCGCTGCTCTGCCCAAACTGGTGCTGCTGGACCTCAAGCTGCCCAAAGTGGATGGTTTGGAAGTGCTGCGCCAGCTCAAGCAGAACCCGCAGACCCAGATCATCCCGGTGGTGATCCTGACCGCCTCGCGGGAGGAGAGCGACCTGCTCAAGGGATACCAGCTGGGCACCAACAGCTATATCCAGAAGCCGGTGGATTTCGGCCAGTTCCGCGAGCGGGTGAAGCAGCTGGGGCTGTACTGGCTGGTGGTGAACCAGGTGCCGGAAGCGCGAGCCGTGGAGTGCGCTGCGTGAGTTGCGCGGCAGCCATGCCGGAGCAGGGCCGGCACCTGCGGGTGCTGTGCCTGGAGGATGTTCCGGAGGACGCCGAACTCTGCGTCCTGGCACTGCGCCAGGCGGGCTACAAGGTGGAGTACCGGGTGGTCGCCGACCGGGCCGGCTTCCTGCGCGAGGTGCGGTCGGGGCAATTCGACATCGTCCTCGCCGACTACACGCTCCCGGGATGGACCGGGCTCGGGGCCTTGCACGAGCTGCGCACCGCCGGCAGCGATCTGCCCGTGATCATCGTGACCGGATCGCTGGGCGACGAGACCGCGGTGGAATGTCTCAAGCAAGGCGCCAGTGATTACGTGCTGAAACACCGGCTGGTGCGGCTGCCCTTCGCAGTCGAGCAGACCCTGCGGACGCGCGACCTGCAGCGCGAGCGGCTGACGTGCGAACGCGAGCGGGAACACCTGCTGCACGACCTGGCGGAGCGGGAGCGCAAGTACCGCGAACTGTTCGAACTGGCCAACGAGGCCATCCTGATCTTCGAGCCCGAGGACGAGACCATCCTGGAGGCGAATCCCTGCACCTGCGAGACCTACGGGTTCACGCACGCCGAGCTGGTCGGCACGAGCCTGAAGCGGCTGACCCGGGATGTGGCGCGGGGCGAGCGCCAGATTGCAGACCTGCTGACAGCCGGCCGCTGCCGGAACTTCGAGAGCGAACACTTCCGGAAAGACGGCACGCCGATCCACATGCTGGTGAGCTCGAAGGTGATCGAGTACGGCGGGCGGCAGGCGGTGCTGACCGTCAACCGCGACATCACCGAACTGAAGAACGCGCAGGATGCCTTGCGCCGCGCCCATGACGGACTGGAACGCCGAGTGGAAGAGCGGACGGCCGAGCTGGCGCGGGTCAACGCCGAGCTGACCCGGGCCCGCGACGAGTGGCAGAGCACCTTCGACTGCATGTCGGACGCGATCACGGTGCACGACGCCGCGTACCACATCCTGCGCTGCAATCGCGCCTTCCGCGAGATGTTTCCCGGAGCCGATCTACGCTCCGCCAAGTGCTACGAGCTGGTGCACGGGACCGCGCAGCCGCCCGAGAATTGTCCCATGGCGCACACCCTGGTCTCGGGGCGGTCGGAATACTGCGAGATGTTCGAGCCACACCTGGGCAGATACATCTGCGTGCGCACCGATCCCATCCTCGACGCCGAGGGGAACCTGGGCGGCATCGTACACGCCATCAGTGACATCAGCGGGCGCAAGGAGATCGAGCGCATGAAGAGCGACTTCGTGGCCACGGTCAGCCATGAGCTGCGCACCCCCCTGACCTCGCTGCGCGGATTCGTCGAGCTGATGTTGAAGCGCGACTATCCCGCGGAGAAGCGCCGGGAATTCCTGGGGATCATCCTGCGCGAGAGCCAGCGGCTGACCGAGCTGGTGAATGACGTCCTGGACCTGCAGCGGATCGAGTCCGGACAGCAGACCTTCCGCTTCGAGCCGGTGTCCCTGGCCGAGGTCATGCAGCACACGGCGGACGTGTTCGGCGGCGCCGGCGAAGCGCATCCCATCTCGATCGACATCCCGCCCGACATCCCCCTGGTGTTCGCCGACCCCGAGCTGCTGCGCCAGGTGATCAGCAACCTGGTGTCAAACGCCTTGAAGTACTCGCCGGAAGGCGGGGCGGTGCGCATGGGGGCGCGGGCGGAGCCCGGCCAGGTGCTGGTGTGGGTATCCGACGAGGGCATCGGCATTCCCCGCGAGCTGCTTTCCAAGATCTTCTCGAGGTTCTATCGGGTGGACAACACCGCCACCCGCAAGATCGGGGGAACCGGACTGGGACTGGCGCTGGTGAAGGACATCGTGGAGGCGCACGGGGGCAAGGTCTGGGCGGAGAGCGAAGTGCGCCGGGGCAGCACGTTCTATTTCACGCTGAAGGTCGCAGCAGAAGAAGACATCGCCGCCTGAGCCCCGGCCCCGAGCGCGCAGACGTCCCTGCTCGCCGGCCGTTCACGCCGTTTCGCCGATGGCGGGGACCCCCGCGCGTCAGGCGCTGCGCTTTCCCCGGACCTCGGCCTCGGCGCGGAACCAGTATTCCTGGTCGCGGCCTTCCTGCCGGCCGTCCTGCTCGTACAGTTCGTAGGCGCGCTGGCGGATCCGGTCTTCGATGTCCCCGTCGGCGTGGAACGCCGCAGGAGCTACCACCACCGGCCGCTTGGCGGCGGTGTCGGCGGTTTTCCTGCTGCCTATCGTCCGGACGTTGGAACCGTTCTTGCCGCTGAAAGCTTTGGCCATCTTCGACTCACTCCTTAAGGATCATCGCTGCCGCCCTCGCGGGCGATCATGAATAACCGAATTGTAAAACGAAATGCTGTGGAAGGTATGCCGACGGGCACAGTTTTCATGCACTTTTTATGATGCAGCGCATCGGGTTTCCTCAGTGAAAGTCGTGGGAGCTGGTTTCCGCGGCGGTGATGCGCAGCGGCAGCACCCGCTCGGCCTTGACCGAGATGACACGGTCCAGGTTCTGGAGCACGCCTTCCACCAGCAGGAACTGCTCGCTGACCAGCAGCAGGCGATTTTTCTCGAACAGGTCGGGCGTGATGATGGCGTTGGCGATACCGGTCTCGTCCTCCAGGCTGAGGAAGACGAAGCCATGCGCCGTGCCCGGCCGCTGACGGGCGATGACGCATCCGGCGGCGCGCACCCTTTGCCCGTTGGGGACCCGCTCCAGTTCGCCCGCCGGGCGCACTCCCAGCTTTTTCATTGCGCTGCGACGGTAGGCCATGGGGTGCGGGCCTACGGTCATGCCGGTGCCGCGGAAATCCGCCACCAGTCGCTCTTCCGGGGTCATCGGCAGCAAGGGCGACGGCGCCTCAGGTTCCGGCAGCCCCTCGAGCAGCGGGCCGGCCGGGCGAGTGGCGCGCTCCACCTGCCAGAGGGCGTCGCGGCGATGAAAACGTTTCGCGTTTCGGGTTTCACGTTTCACGTGGGGGAACCCCTCCTTGCGCGAAACGTGAAACGAGAAGCTTGAAACGTCTTCTCCGATGGAGTTCAGGGCGCCGATCTCGGCCAGCATCTGCAACTCGGTCTTGCGCAGCTCGGGGACGCGCCGCGCCAGCTCGTCGAGGGAGGCGAAGGGCCGCAGCTTTCTTCGCTCCACGATCGCCCGGGCCGCTTCTTCGCGCAGTCCTTTGACGTAGCGCAGGCCGAGGCGGACGGCGAATTCCCTCGTTTCACGTTTCACGTTTCGCGTTTCGCGCGCATCTTCCGGACGGGAAACGTGAAACGCGAAACTTGAAACGTCTTCTAAAGTGCACGGCCAGTCTGACTTCAGCACATCGATGGGCTTGAATCTCAGCCCGTGGCGCTGCGCGTCCTTGACCACGGTGGAGGCGTGATAGAAGCCCATGGGCTGGTTGTTGAGCAGGGCGGCGGTGAAGGCGGCCAGGTAGTGCGTTTTCAGCCAGGCGCTGGCGTAGGCCAGCAGCGCGAAGCTGGCGGCGTGCGATTCCGGGAACCCGTAGAGCGCGAACGAAGTGATGGACTGGATGATCTGCTCCTGGGCGGCGGGCGCGATGCGGTTGCGCGCCATGCCCAGGCGCAGCTTGACCTCGATGTCGCGCATGCGCGCCTCCGAGCGCTTGAAGCCGAAGGCGCGGCGCAGGTCCTCGGCCTCGCCGCCGGAGAAGCCGGCGGCGATCATGGCCATGCGCAGCAACTGCTCCTGGAAGAGGGGTACGCCCAGGGTCCGCGCCAGTACCGGCTCGAGCGACGGATGCGGGTAGGTGACCGGTTCGCGCCCCTGCCGCCGCTTCAGGTACGGGTTCACCATCTGGCCCACGATCGGCCCCGGGCGGATGATGGCCACCTGCACCACGATGTCGTAGAAGCGCTTCGGGCGCAGGCGCGGCAGGCACGACATCTGCGCCCGGCTCTCGATCTGGAACATGCCGACGGTGTCCGCCTTCTGCAGCGCTTCGTACACCGCCGGATCGTCCTCGGGCAGATGGGCGAGGCTGACGTCTTCGCCGTAGGCGCCTTTGATGAGCGTCAGGCAGTCTTCGAACACCGCCATCAT
This window contains:
- a CDS encoding PAS domain S-box protein, whose product is MRDLPIRVVSEAQPPAHEAEYRRLLDVLDVLPAYVILLTSDYHVAFSNRVFRERFGESQGRRCYEFLFQRDQPCEICETYKVLRTMSPLEWKWQGPDGRDYDIYDFPFPDADGSTLILEMGLDVSERKKAEKQARSASRHARNLIEASLDPLVTISQAGKIMDVNHATEEVTGVSREELIGSDFSDYFTDPSEARRGYEQVFDRGFVRDYPLAIRHREGRVTEVLYNATVFRNEAGEVEGVFAAARDITEQKRAQQALKASEARYRSLVLATAQVVWTTNAEGKVVGDMPMWRAFTGQSEVQIQGWGWIESLHPEDRARTAEVWSDAVKNKLLYQIEYRMRRSDGVYRDVAVRGAPVLDRDGSIREWVGTCTDITERRGAERELYRLNRALRTLNRCTEAVARADDEPGLLRSVCQIVVQDGGYPLAWVGYAEQDEARTVRPVAVAGCGADYVRNARITWADTERGRGPTGTAIRSGVPCYIPEITYDPRFGPWREAAQRHGYASVLAVPLKEGERSFGALNLYAPEANAFDDEERSLMLELATTLSHGILALRAQRERDRAAAELRELNETLERRVAQRTAELAASTEEMESFTYSVSHDLRAPLRHIDGFSKVLLEQYGGQLDDLGRHYLERIRSGTQHMGRLVDDLLNLSRIGRASLHLEDVDLGQLMRDLVDELRSEAAGRTIDWRIGALPVVRCDRNLMRQVMFNLLSNAMKFTRDRIPAVIEAGCDGGEIFVRDNGVGFDPRYADKLFGVFQRLHRTEDFEGTGVGLATVRRILRKHGGDIRAEAALGQGATFYFNLGPPEAISERAVMEESHAA
- a CDS encoding response regulator; translated protein: MLLKENEILLVEDNDADVELTLLALRGENICNKIQVVRDGAEALDFLFCRGPYASRVGAALPKLVLLDLKLPKVDGLEVLRQLKQNPQTQIIPVVILTASREESDLLKGYQLGTNSYIQKPVDFGQFRERVKQLGLYWLVVNQVPEARAVECAA
- a CDS encoding ATP-binding protein; the encoded protein is MSCAAAMPEQGRHLRVLCLEDVPEDAELCVLALRQAGYKVEYRVVADRAGFLREVRSGQFDIVLADYTLPGWTGLGALHELRTAGSDLPVIIVTGSLGDETAVECLKQGASDYVLKHRLVRLPFAVEQTLRTRDLQRERLTCEREREHLLHDLAERERKYRELFELANEAILIFEPEDETILEANPCTCETYGFTHAELVGTSLKRLTRDVARGERQIADLLTAGRCRNFESEHFRKDGTPIHMLVSSKVIEYGGRQAVLTVNRDITELKNAQDALRRAHDGLERRVEERTAELARVNAELTRARDEWQSTFDCMSDAITVHDAAYHILRCNRAFREMFPGADLRSAKCYELVHGTAQPPENCPMAHTLVSGRSEYCEMFEPHLGRYICVRTDPILDAEGNLGGIVHAISDISGRKEIERMKSDFVATVSHELRTPLTSLRGFVELMLKRDYPAEKRREFLGIILRESQRLTELVNDVLDLQRIESGQQTFRFEPVSLAEVMQHTADVFGGAGEAHPISIDIPPDIPLVFADPELLRQVISNLVSNALKYSPEGGAVRMGARAEPGQVLVWVSDEGIGIPRELLSKIFSRFYRVDNTATRKIGGTGLGLALVKDIVEAHGGKVWAESEVRRGSTFYFTLKVAAEEDIAA
- a CDS encoding DUF2934 domain-containing protein is translated as MAKAFSGKNGSNVRTIGSRKTADTAAKRPVVVAPAAFHADGDIEDRIRQRAYELYEQDGRQEGRDQEYWFRAEAEVRGKRSA
- a CDS encoding OB-fold nucleic acid binding domain-containing protein, giving the protein MMAVFEDCLTLIKGAYGEDVSLAHLPEDDPAVYEALQKADTVGMFQIESRAQMSCLPRLRPKRFYDIVVQVAIIRPGPIVGQMVNPYLKRRQGREPVTYPHPSLEPVLARTLGVPLFQEQLLRMAMIAAGFSGGEAEDLRRAFGFKRSEARMRDIEVKLRLGMARNRIAPAAQEQIIQSITSFALYGFPESHAASFALLAYASAWLKTHYLAAFTAALLNNQPMGFYHASTVVKDAQRHGLRFKPIDVLKSDWPCTLEDVSSFAFHVSRPEDARETRNVKRETREFAVRLGLRYVKGLREEAARAIVERRKLRPFASLDELARRVPELRKTELQMLAEIGALNSIGEDVSSFSFHVSRKEGFPHVKRETRNAKRFHRRDALWQVERATRPAGPLLEGLPEPEAPSPLLPMTPEERLVADFRGTGMTVGPHPMAYRRSAMKKLGVRPAGELERVPNGQRVRAAGCVIARQRPGTAHGFVFLSLEDETGIANAIITPDLFEKNRLLLVSEQFLLVEGVLQNLDRVISVKAERVLPLRITAAETSSHDFH